DNA from Bradyrhizobium japonicum USDA 6:
GTCGGTTGAGGTGACGGCGCGGAGGCCCACGACGTAGTCGTAGGTGCGGCCGTCGCCCATGACGCCGACCGTCTTCACCGGGAGCAGCACGGCGAAGGCCTGCCAGATGTCGTCGTAGAGGCCGTGCTTGCGGATCTGGTCGATGTAGACGGCATCGGCCTTGCGCAGGATGTCGAGCTTGTCCTTCGTGATGTCGCCGGGGCAGCGGATGGCGAGGCCGGGGCCCGGGAACGGGTGGCGGCCGACGAAGATTTCGGGAAGGCCGAGCTCGTAGCCGAGCTTGCGCACCTCGTCCTTGAACAGCTCGCGCAGGGGCTCGACGAGCTTCATGTTCATTCGCTCGGGGAGACCGCCGACATTGTGGTGCGACTTGATCGTCACCGAGGGACCGCCGGTGAAGGAGACGCTCTCGATTACATCGGGATAGAGCGTGCCTTGCGCGAGGAAGTCGGCGCCGCCGATCTTCTTCGCCTCCGCCTCGAACACCTCGATGAAGAGGCGGCCGATGGTCTTGCGCTTGGTTTCGGGATCGGTGACGCCTTCGAGCTCGCCCAAGAACTGCTTGGAGGCATCCACGTGCACGAGCGGGATGTTGTAGTGGTGGCGGAACAGGTCCACCACGGTCTTAGCTTCGTCGAGGCGCAGCATGCCGTGGTCGACGAACACGCAGGTGAGCTGGTCGCCGATGGCTTCGTGGATCAAGACGGCCGCGACGGCCGAATCGACGCCGCCGGACAGGCCGCAGAGCACCTTGCCCTTGCCGACCTGGGCGCGGATCTTCGCGATCTCCTCCTCGCGGAAGGCGCGCATGGTCCAGTCGCCGGAGAGGCCCGCGATCTTGCGGACGAAATTGCGGATCAGTTTTGCGCCGTCGGGCGTGTGTACCACTTCGGGGTGGAACATCAACCCGTAGTACTTGCGCGTCTCGTCCTGGATGATCGCGAACGGCGCGTTCGGCGAGGTGCCGGCCACCGAGAAGCCCGGCGGCATCTTGGTGATGCGGTCGCCATGGCTCATCCAGACCTGGTTCTTGCCGCCTGGCGACCAGACGTCCTCGAACAGCTTGCTCGGCGCCTTGACCTCGACATCGGCGCGGCCGAATTCGCGGTGATGGCCGCCCTCGACGGTGCCGCCGAGCTGCTCCGCCATGGTCATCTGGCCGTAGCAGATGCCGAGCACCGGCACGCCGGAGGCGAAGATCAATTGCGGGGCGCGGGGGGAGCCGGCTTCATGCACCGACTCGGGTCCGCCGGAGAGGATCACCGCTTTCGGTTTCATCTCCTTGAAGGCGTCTTCGGCCTTGTTGAACGGGACGATCTCGCAATAGACGCCGTCCTCGCGCACGCGACGCGCGATCAGCTGCGTCACCTGGCTGCCGAAGTCGACGATGAGAATCTTGTCGTGCGCCGAGGCCACGGAGGGCGTCGACGCGGAGCGGTCGTTCTGTGCTGCTGTCATGGCCAGCAAATACGCGACCGTGCCCCTGCCCGCAACCGCGCGATGCGCGCGCCCACATTCTTCTTTGGGCATGGACAAACGCATATAGGTAAGTATTATTGACCTAATTTGCCCCGCACGCCAACAAGGGGCCAATCAGGGAGGATGCCATGTCACCGCACCACCAGCCATCGACGCTTGCCGCGCTCGGCCGGACCTGGGTCGAGGCCTGGAACACGCGCGATCTCGAGCGCGTGCTCACGCTCTACGACGAGGCGGCCGTGATGACCTCGGACCGCATCCCCGCGATGGGGTTCGATGCCAGCGGCACCGTGCGCGGCAAGGACGCGTTGCGGGCGTATTGGGGCAAGGCGCTCGGGCTTTTGCCGGAGCTGCATTTTACGCTGATCGACCTGTTCGTCAGCCCGGATAGCGTCGTGGTGTTTTACGAGAACGAGCGGGGGAAGCGGATTTGCGAATATCTGCGGGTGAATGATGCGGGGCTGGTCGTGCAGGGGTCGGCGAACCATTTGGCGCATTGAGCGGTGTCGCCTCGCCTACCGCTGTCATTCCCCGCGAAGGCGGGCGATGACAGTGAGAGTGAGGCGCGAGCGTGCCACAAGCGTCATTGCGAGCGTAGCGAAGCAATCCAGACTGTCGCCGCGGAAAGATTCTGGATTGCTTCGCTGCGCTCGCAATGACGGAGGAGAGAGCTCGCGCCGGCAACGGCGCCGTCAGCGCTTGCGTGCGCCGACCTTGCGCACCTTCGTATCCGACCATGTCAGCGGCCGGCCGGTGCGTGAGGGCAGCACCAGTTGCCCGACCGGCTGGCCCGTCTGATCCACCAGGTCGGAACGCGCTTCGCCGCGCGCATAGAGGTGCGCCTCGCCCCATTGGCGCAGGGAGACGACGACCGGAAACAGGTCGCGGCCCTTTCGCGTCAGGGCATATTCCTGATAGGCGCTGCCGTCGGAAGCGGGAACCAGCTCGAGCACGCCGAGCTGCACCAGCTTGCGCAGGCGCGCGCTGAGCATTCCCTTGGCGATGCCGAGATTGGTCTGGAAATCGCCGAACCGGC
Protein-coding regions in this window:
- a CDS encoding winged helix-turn-helix transcriptional regulator, which gives rise to MKRTGFAKVECPVGRALDAIGDWWSLLIVRDAFDGLRRFGDFQTNLGIAKGMLSARLRKLVQLGVLELVPASDGSAYQEYALTRKGRDLFPVVVSLRQWGEAHLYARGEARSDLVDQTGQPVGQLVLPSRTGRPLTWSDTKVRKVGARKR
- a CDS encoding nuclear transport factor 2 family protein, whose protein sequence is MSPHHQPSTLAALGRTWVEAWNTRDLERVLTLYDEAAVMTSDRIPAMGFDASGTVRGKDALRAYWGKALGLLPELHFTLIDLFVSPDSVVVFYENERGKRICEYLRVNDAGLVVQGSANHLAH
- the guaA gene encoding glutamine-hydrolyzing GMP synthase, encoding MTAAQNDRSASTPSVASAHDKILIVDFGSQVTQLIARRVREDGVYCEIVPFNKAEDAFKEMKPKAVILSGGPESVHEAGSPRAPQLIFASGVPVLGICYGQMTMAEQLGGTVEGGHHREFGRADVEVKAPSKLFEDVWSPGGKNQVWMSHGDRITKMPPGFSVAGTSPNAPFAIIQDETRKYYGLMFHPEVVHTPDGAKLIRNFVRKIAGLSGDWTMRAFREEEIAKIRAQVGKGKVLCGLSGGVDSAVAAVLIHEAIGDQLTCVFVDHGMLRLDEAKTVVDLFRHHYNIPLVHVDASKQFLGELEGVTDPETKRKTIGRLFIEVFEAEAKKIGGADFLAQGTLYPDVIESVSFTGGPSVTIKSHHNVGGLPERMNMKLVEPLRELFKDEVRKLGYELGLPEIFVGRHPFPGPGLAIRCPGDITKDKLDILRKADAVYIDQIRKHGLYDDIWQAFAVLLPVKTVGVMGDGRTYDYVVGLRAVTSTDGMTADFYQFDMKFLGETATRIINEVKGVNRVVYDVTSKPPGTIEWE